One segment of Zonotrichia albicollis isolate bZonAlb1 chromosome 4, bZonAlb1.hap1, whole genome shotgun sequence DNA contains the following:
- the LOC102068044 gene encoding LOW QUALITY PROTEIN: dynein axonemal intermediate chain 7-like (The sequence of the model RefSeq protein was modified relative to this genomic sequence to represent the inferred CDS: inserted 2 bases in 1 codon): ALAVCCTSRGRGPAAGGAGRRRRGAASCGFGAAGARGGRVPHLCPAAAAPGPGRRGLDHGGGQWWRTDGISKITYEAEEKRITFSMGGFSTVALLQDAHLNLPYQAWELHPTGEDEGLFTVTAVFATIQIQIKDNQCMLSSVVVEEKEVLSHITGKWMSPVALRAALKRAGVNIFPAEHSPKYVPVPRKGALAEVRAYEQMALLAAAFAHSKWNGEAGPEQVVFKVSEHLTAGSAKGSHWSLLMFDGEKVQHLKLTETSEAFSEEVQEESEFHSTXYHTVKDSASNEVEKVERAGCMFIDSVYQLLLATRVLAYS, encoded by the exons GCTCTCGCTGTCTGCTGCACTTCCAGAGGAAGAGGCCCCGCTGCAGGAGGAGCCGGGAGGCGGAGAAGAGGCGCCGCGAGTTGTGGATTTGGAGCAGCTGGTGCCCGTGGGGGGCGTGTTCCACATCTCTGTCCTGCGGCTGCCGCCCCAGGCCCAGGACGTCGGGGACTGGATCATGGTGGAg GCCAATGGTGGAGAACTGATGGCATCAGCAAGATAACCTatgaagcagaagaaaagagGATCACCTTCAGCATGGGTGGCTTTTCTACAGTAGCCCTTCTCCAGGATGCTCACCTGAACCTGCCCTATCAGGCCTGGGAATTGCACCCTACTGGTGAGGATGAAGGACTCTTCACAGTCACTGCAGTCTTTGCAACCATTCAGATACAAATTAAG GATAATCAGTGTATGTTGTCTTCAGTAGTGGTGGAAGAGAAGGAGGTGCTTTCCCACATCACAGGGAAATGGATGAGTCCTGTTGCCCTCAGAGCAGCTTTGAAAAGAGCTGGAGTGAACATTTTCCCAGCAGAGCACTCTCCCAAGtatgtccctgtgcccaggaag GGTGCCCTGGCAGAAGTGAGGGCCTATGAACAgatggctctgctggcagctgcttTTGCTCACAGCAAGTGGAATGGAGAAGCAGGGCCAGAGCAAGTCGTGTTCAAG GTGAGTGAACATCTGACAGCAGGTTCTGCCAAAGGCAGCCACTGGTCTCTTTTGATGTTCGATGGTGAGAAAGTGCAACACCTCAAGCTCACTGAAACCAGTGAAGCTTTTTCAGAAGAGGTGCAAGAAGAGTCTGAATTTCACTCCAC CTACCATACGGTCAAGGATTCTGCCAGCAATGAAGTGGAAAAAGTGGAAAGAGCTGGCTGCATGTTCATTGATTCTGTGTATCAGCTGCTCCTTGCTACCAGAGTCTTGGCATACTCTTAG